DNA sequence from the Patescibacteria group bacterium genome:
CGGCGTGCCCGTGAACAGCGCTCCAATCACCATCGATGTCCCTCCTGAAGGCACGCAGTTCTTCATCGGCAAGGTAGGAGGATACTACGGCGATATCAGGCGTCTTCAGGGTCAGGTGGATGAGGTGACCCTCTACACCCGCGCCCTCACCGCCGAGGAGATCGTCGCCATTTATCAGGCAGGCGCTTTAGGCAAATGCGCTCCAGGATCACCCACAAACCACCCTCCTGTCCTCTCCTTTTCGCAAGAGACCGGCTATGTCACTGACGGCGTCAATCCTGACAGAGGCACGGCCAATCTTACTCCACTCGCCTTCAAGGTAATCTACACCGACCAAGATAGCGACCCGCCGCAGAGTCTCTTACTCCACATCGATACCGGCACCGTCAATCTTGACCTCATCCCTCTCATTCCTGATACTGGCGACACTGTTCCCTCCATACTCAAAGACGGCAACTTTTCCAACGGCGAACAGTACGCTTACACCAGCACCTTTCCCAAGGGAAATTACCAATACCACTTCGAAACCAGCGGCGCCGAGACAACTGCGCGCCTCCCCGCAGCCGGAGAACTCACCTTCCAGACCGGCTACTCCAACGTCGCGTTTCTTCCCGGCATCAAGGGAAGCCGGCTTTTCCATAAGAGACCTAGCCCAGATTGTGCCGTCAATTGCGAAGATCAACTGTGGGAGCCGAATGCTGATTCGGATGTGCGTGCATTATTTCTTAATCCCGACGGATCAAGCACCGAGTCCGGTATCTATACGAAAGCGCATACGGAAGGGATCATTGACGAGGTGCTCAACGCGACCGTGAACATCTACAAGAAATTCATTGATTCCATGAATACACTAAGAAACGAACAGACGATCAATGAATGGGAAGCCCTGCCTTACGACTGGCGGTATAATGTTGAGGACGTGACAAACGGTACGATAGCGCTCGAAAACAGCATAGTCCGCCTTGCCGATGAGATCGAATCCCTGGCTCAAACCTCACAAACCGGAAAAGTCACCCTCATCACGCACAGCATGGGCGGGCAGGTAGGGAAACTGCTCATCCGCAGACTGCAAGACGAAGGCAAGGCGGATTTGATTGACAAGTTTATCATGGTAGCAACGCCGCAATTGGGGACGCCTGAAGCCATGAGCAGACTTTTGCACGGCGAAGAATCGAATCCGCTCAAACGTATCGTGATCTCTCCCGTGACCACTCGCGCATGGGGCGAGAATATGCCCTCTGCGTATCACCTTCTTCCTTCCCCAGAATACTTCACGCGAGCCGGGGCCATTTTCCCCGTCGTCTCGTTCGACCCCGCAGCGTCCTTGCTCACGCAATTTCTCCAACGCTATGGTACAGAAATCACCACCCGTTCGGAATTCGATGATTTCCTACTCGGTTTTGAAGGACGTTTGAAACCTTTTCCTGTTGATCTTGATAATCCAAACATTCTCAATGGGGGATTATTAACCAAAGGAACGGGTACACAGCAGGTGCTCGACTCCTGGACAGCGCCGCCAAATGTTGAAGTAATCCAGATCGCGGGCTGGGGCGATCTCGATACCTTGACCGGACTGCACTATTCGCAGAAAACGTCGTATGGGCTCATCGATACCACCAAGATCACGCATAATCCGATCGAGACCTATCGTGGCGACGGCACAGTCTTTCTGCCGAGCGCGTTTGCCATGGATGCACAGAAATTCTATGTTGATCTGTATGCGGATAATCGGCTCTTGAGCTTAAAGAGGAGTCATGGTGACATTTTTGAGGTTGATGGATTACGTGAGTTGATAAAGCAAATTATTAAGGAAACATTGAATACTCAAAATCTTCCTCTATTCATCTCCACCACCGAACCTACCTACAAACCAAAGAAATCAATCTTGAGACTATTCTCTCCGGTCGCCATTGACGCCTACGACTCTCTCGGAAATCACACGGGCCTCATTCCCAACCCGGGCCCTGATTCCGGCATCACCATCATCGAAGAGGGAATCCCCAACAGCTCGTACCGGGAATTCGGAGAAGACAAATACCTCACGCTGGACACCCAAGACACGTATACCATCAAGCTCCAAGGACTTGCCACGGGCAGCTTCACCCTGGAGATCGAAACACGAGAAGGCGACGACTCGGTGGGAACCGTTGCTTACCAAAACATCCCCACTTCTGTTACTATGAAAGGAGAGCTGACGATGCAGGATGTTTCAAGCGTCTCCGCATTATTATTGGATGTTGACGGTGATGGTGCCACCGATCACACACTTGATTCTTCAGTAGAACCTGACCCCATCGTCTCGCTCCAGGTGCTGAAATTGACCATTCAGACGCTTGACCTTGATCCGCACGTGGAGAAAGGCTTGATTGCCGCCACTGACGGTGCAATCAAACTCCTCAAGAAGGGAAGGACGGAAGAAGCGGATCGTGTGCTCAAGGCGATGGTTGACTCCCTCAGAGTGCTGTACCAAAAAGGTCTCATTTCTTCCGCTGATGCGGATGGGTTGATTCGGGGGGTGGAAGAAATAAGGGAAATATTATGACTATAACAAAATTAAGAAAAATTATAAAATATTTTTCCGTTTTTGTTATTCTTGTATTGATAGCGAGTGTGTGGTTCTATAGTTCTGTAGAAAATTATCATTTTGGATCATTGTGTTTAACTGATAAGGGAGGGCCATATTATAAATGTTTTGAGAAGTATTTGATAATCGGTGAGAGAGCTATTTTAGCTTCATTATTAGTTTTACTTCTCACAATCATCGCCCTTATCGCCACCGAACCGCGCATCCGAAAGACATGGGCGATGTTTTCTTATTGGTTCATCCCCATAGCCGTCGTCCTGACTTTGTTGAGCCCGGGTGACTGTGGGAGTGATATTTTAAGTAAGGCGCTATGCTGGAATAAGGGAGTATCTCTTGTCTTTTTCTTCATTGCTTACTTCTCCATTTCCCTATTGATTCTCATTATCAAATCCATCAAACTCCGTCGGGAAAAGAGTGGGTAAGGCGCGACTCAGAGGAGGCGAGGAATATGCTGGTGGGGGATTTGGTGTATGCGAGAGAGCATTTATTATAATATGGGCATATGATAATTTTTAAAAAGATCAATTTTTATTTTATATTAATTATTTTATTTTCAGTAGATATATTGTTTTGGTATGGAGCTAAAAGAGATATTGAATTTATTACCGATCTAAAAGTTATAATTTTCTTCATCGCCTTTATAGGTTTTGCCGGTTCTTTTTATCTCTTATATAAAACGGACATCAAACACAAGGCAGTATTGAACATTGTCATCACAATCGGCGTGCTCATCAATTTAGGATTCATTTTCCTCTGGTATATTCTTAAAGATTTTGGGTTTTGATTTCCTTTCCATATATAAAAATTATCGCGTTTCATGTTTATAATTTTTTGAAATATATGCCTGTCACTACTTCCCTTGCCGAGGATTCCCCGGTATCTAAAAATAAATTCCCCTCATGGTGGTCCGAGGTGCGCGCCACGTGGCGGGCGCTGATGAAACGGTTCGGGGTGATAGCGGGGCTCATCGTTGCCTTTAATGCGGTGGGGCTGCTCATCCAGCTCGCGTTTTTCGGGACGCTCACCTTCAGCGTCTTTCTGGACAATCTCGTGAGCGGTACGGGGGTCAATGCTTTTGAGGTGATTCCGCTCCTGCTCACGCTTTCCAGTGCCTCCATGGTCGTGGCGATTCCGGTGATGGCGCTTTCGCTCCTTATGCAGGTGTGGTACCAGAGCGCCCTGGTATGCGCCACCGCGCTCAATCCTCAAGGGAAGCAGAAGATCATTACGGCAGTGAAGCAGGGGTTGCGCATTTACCTCAAAATCCTCGCGCTGCTCGTAGGGTTGTTTTTGGCGATTACCGCGGTTTACTTCTTGCTTGTGCTCGTTGCCACCATTATGCAGCGCTATACGGGCGCGTGGGGCACGGCAGGATTGTCGTGGATGAACAGGGCGTTGCTTCTTATTTTCACGCTCGCGACACTTATACTCGCGGCGCTGTTTGGATTTGCGAATTTTTCAGTGGCGGAAGGAGAGCGTTCCCCGTTTGCCGCGCTTAAAAACAGCTTCGCGCTCTTCAAGAAATTCTTTTGGGACCTCCTGTGGCGCACGGTGGTGTTCGCGCTCCTGCTCTACGTGTTCAATGCCCTTATCGGTTCTATTAATATCGCGCAGATTCCCA
Encoded proteins:
- a CDS encoding LamG-like jellyroll fold domain-containing protein, giving the protein MLPLSILLSFVFLSTPAHAASCLPLPSDTAHWWRAEGNAQDSLGLNHGALEGGTVYDAGKVGQGFSFDGIDDLVEIPTQGLPAGASDRTLEVWVKIDALVAQEAYFAGYGLFGATGASYNIGASFGRLYFSSWGPDLFGPQVALGQWHHVAVTNVGSFVTLYLDGVPVNSAPITIDVPPEGTQFFIGKVGGYYGDIRRLQGQVDEVTLYTRALTAEEIVAIYQAGALGKCAPGSPTNHPPVLSFSQETGYVTDGVNPDRGTANLTPLAFKVIYTDQDSDPPQSLLLHIDTGTVNLDLIPLIPDTGDTVPSILKDGNFSNGEQYAYTSTFPKGNYQYHFETSGAETTARLPAAGELTFQTGYSNVAFLPGIKGSRLFHKRPSPDCAVNCEDQLWEPNADSDVRALFLNPDGSSTESGIYTKAHTEGIIDEVLNATVNIYKKFIDSMNTLRNEQTINEWEALPYDWRYNVEDVTNGTIALENSIVRLADEIESLAQTSQTGKVTLITHSMGGQVGKLLIRRLQDEGKADLIDKFIMVATPQLGTPEAMSRLLHGEESNPLKRIVISPVTTRAWGENMPSAYHLLPSPEYFTRAGAIFPVVSFDPAASLLTQFLQRYGTEITTRSEFDDFLLGFEGRLKPFPVDLDNPNILNGGLLTKGTGTQQVLDSWTAPPNVEVIQIAGWGDLDTLTGLHYSQKTSYGLIDTTKITHNPIETYRGDGTVFLPSAFAMDAQKFYVDLYADNRLLSLKRSHGDIFEVDGLRELIKQIIKETLNTQNLPLFISTTEPTYKPKKSILRLFSPVAIDAYDSLGNHTGLIPNPGPDSGITIIEEGIPNSSYREFGEDKYLTLDTQDTYTIKLQGLATGSFTLEIETREGDDSVGTVAYQNIPTSVTMKGELTMQDVSSVSALLLDVDGDGATDHTLDSSVEPDPIVSLQVLKLTIQTLDLDPHVEKGLIAATDGAIKLLKKGRTEEADRVLKAMVDSLRVLYQKGLISSADADGLIRGVEEIREIL